The Caldibacillus debilis DSM 16016 genomic interval AACAGAGCGATCATGGCGTAAAACTCCGTATAAAAGGCATTCCGCTTCAATTCCCCGTTGATGATCTGTCCGATCGGCGCATCCCCGGGGGCGAACAGCTGCCCACTTTCTTTCAGCACCTTATACCAGGCGATGTTCGAGTCCAAGTTGTCATGGATCCGCATATGGGCATCTTCGCCGAGGATAAAATAGGGGGATGTCCATAATCCGATGATGAGGCAGGCGATCCCGATGAAAAACGGTTTATTGCAAAATTTTCTTGCCATATTCTCCCCCCCATTCCCTCTTTGTTTTCGTTTTGCGGAAGACAAACCATTTTTGTCCGAAATAATTGGTGACCGTATACAGGCCGTTTCCGAAAAGGACGGCCCATTCTTCCGTATACCTTTCCACCGTCTCCAGATGCCGCAGCGCCCCCTCGGCCAGCGCCAAGCCCGCCTTGTAGGAAAGCAGATAGCAAAGGAAAATGACGAGAATAAAGCGGAACAGGCCGGAACCGACCCGGACATCGCTTCGGAAAGTAAACCTCCGGTTCAAAAAAAAGCTGGCCAATGCGCCGGCGCCATTTCCGATAAACGTGGAAGGCCAGTAGGGAAGGCCGAACAAGGTCAGGCAAAGAAAGGTCACGGAAAGCCCGATGCACGTATTGATGACGCCCACGCCCAAAAACTTGATGAAAGGACTTTGGATCTTCATTTGCCCACCTGCTGTTTCGGCCGCTTATATTCTTGGCTGAAATGTTGCAACCGTTCTTCCAGGATGTACCGGGGCCGCCCCTTTACTTCTTCATAGATCTTCCCGACATACTCCCCGATCAGGCCGATGCTGATCAGGAGCAGGCCCCCGATAAACCAGAGGGAAATCATGATCGACGCCCAGCCGCCGACGGGATCGGCGGAGAATTTTTGCACAAGGACGTAGACAGCCGCCAAAAAGCTGATCAGCGAACTGATAAAGCCGATGGCCGTAATCAACCGGATCGGCTTGACGCTGAAGGAAGTGATTCCGTC includes:
- a CDS encoding GtrA family protein — its product is MKIQSPFIKFLGVGVINTCIGLSVTFLCLTLFGLPYWPSTFIGNGAGALASFFLNRRFTFRSDVRVGSGLFRFILVIFLCYLLSYKAGLALAEGALRHLETVERYTEEWAVLFGNGLYTVTNYFGQKWFVFRKTKTKREWGGEYGKKILQ